A region from the Sphingopyxis lindanitolerans genome encodes:
- a CDS encoding copper resistance protein CopC: MAPVATSAHTRLVGSTPAAGSTVAKTTSVSLQFSERLIPSTIRTSLVMTGMPGMDDHAPMKIPYSSAMGKDGKSMTLMLKRPLAAGTYTLSWSAAGADTHRMGSEFSFTVK; the protein is encoded by the coding sequence GTGGCGCCGGTCGCGACGAGCGCGCACACGAGGCTCGTCGGTTCGACGCCGGCGGCCGGTTCGACCGTCGCCAAGACGACATCCGTGAGCCTGCAATTCAGCGAGCGGCTGATCCCTTCGACGATCAGGACGAGCCTCGTCATGACCGGTATGCCCGGAATGGACGATCATGCGCCCATGAAAATTCCTTACTCATCGGCGATGGGCAAGGACGGAAAATCGATGACCCTCATGCTCAAGCGTCCACTCGCGGCGGGCACCTACACGCTGAGCTGGTCGGCGGCGGGCGCGGACACGCATCGCATGGGAAGCGAATTCAGCTTCACGGTGAAATAA
- a CDS encoding periplasmic heavy metal sensor encodes MPSRRLLLVGLIAFAAAIAGVFVGRLATDVPRASETELHALLHNQLDLTAQQKVRIDKIEADFAGRRRALEQDMRAANVQLAQAIEAEHGYGPQVTEAIDHSHRVMGTLQKETLEHLFTMRAVLDSDQARMFDKIVVKALTADAR; translated from the coding sequence ATGCCGTCACGCCGCCTGCTGCTTGTCGGCCTCATCGCCTTTGCCGCCGCCATCGCCGGGGTGTTCGTCGGCCGCCTGGCGACGGATGTTCCCAGGGCAAGCGAAACCGAGCTTCATGCGCTCCTGCACAATCAACTCGACCTGACAGCGCAGCAGAAGGTCCGGATCGACAAGATCGAGGCCGATTTCGCGGGCCGCCGGCGAGCACTGGAGCAGGATATGCGCGCCGCCAATGTCCAACTGGCCCAGGCGATCGAGGCCGAGCATGGCTATGGCCCGCAAGTCACCGAGGCGATCGACCATAGCCATCGGGTCATGGGAACGCTGCAAAAGGAAACGCTGGAACATCTCTTTACGATGCGCGCTGTCCTCGACAGCGACCAGGCGCGCATGTTCGACAAGATCGTGGTCAAGGCGCTGACCGCCGATGCGCGGTGA
- a CDS encoding RNA polymerase sigma factor, with protein MSADPSQWSDTDLAAFARAGREDAYRELLNRYKALVYRLIVRQIGDAEEAMDLTQEAFVAAFAAIDRYDGERPFRIWISRIAINKCRDWARRRKVRAFFARALPIESAYDIASDTPLPDTQTDDRIELARVRAAIARLPRNLREILVLRGVEEVSQAEAAALLSVSEKTVETRLYRARARLRQLLAVPGEGASYR; from the coding sequence GTGAGTGCCGACCCGTCGCAATGGTCGGACACCGACCTGGCCGCGTTCGCGCGGGCCGGGCGCGAGGACGCCTATCGTGAACTGCTCAATCGCTACAAGGCCTTGGTTTACCGACTGATCGTGCGGCAGATCGGCGATGCCGAGGAGGCGATGGATTTGACCCAGGAAGCCTTTGTCGCGGCGTTCGCAGCCATCGACCGCTATGATGGCGAGCGGCCCTTTCGCATCTGGATCAGCCGGATCGCGATCAACAAGTGCCGCGACTGGGCGCGGCGGCGCAAGGTTCGCGCCTTCTTCGCGCGCGCGCTCCCGATTGAATCCGCGTACGATATCGCCAGCGACACGCCGCTTCCCGACACCCAGACCGATGACCGGATCGAACTTGCCCGTGTCCGCGCCGCGATCGCCAGGCTGCCGCGGAATTTGCGCGAGATTCTGGTCCTGCGGGGGGTGGAGGAGGTCAGCCAGGCAGAGGCTGCGGCGTTGTTGAGCGTCAGTGAGAAAACGGTCGAAACGCGCCTCTATCGCGCGCGGGCGCGGCTCCGGCAGCTGCTCGCCGTTCCCGGCGAGGGCGCCTCATATCGCTGA
- a CDS encoding copper resistance system multicopper oxidase produces the protein MQINRRRFVGGALGGGGVAAMAAWFPAWAQPVSSGITAPIPTVSGSDITLRIARQTMRVDGRLSRAIGINGTVPAPLVRLKEGQTARLTVVNDLDEDSSIHWHGLLLPFQMDGVPGVSFPGIKPRSTFIYEFPVIQSGTYWYHSHSGLQEQIGHYGPIVIDPEGTDPVVYDREHVVVLSDHSHISPEAIFHKLKANPGHFNGQRQTLAGLLAGKDQPLDERIAWGAMRMDPTDVADVSGSTYTFLVNGHGPRDNWTALFNPGERVRLRIINASAMSIFNVRIPGLRMTVVQADGLNIVPVETDEFQIAVAETYDVIVTPAVDRAYTFVAEANDRSGMGRATLAPRPGMTAEVPPLRSRPLATMKDMGMGAMGAGAGGDASCSAEHAAMGHCTIEGDGGAMDHGMRDFDAAPQVKRDPSVQTISPMPVDRMGEPGQGLDDVGHEVLTYKQLVALDRNPDVRAPERSLDIHLTGNMERFMWSFDGMKMSDHHEPIPFIEGERVRVNLINDTMMSHPIHLHGHFFELVTGKGDRAPRKHTVLVQPGGIATFDLTADAVGDWAFHCHLLYHMYAGMMRVVSVRPRGEAA, from the coding sequence ATGCAGATCAACAGGCGCCGGTTCGTCGGCGGGGCTTTGGGCGGCGGCGGGGTCGCTGCGATGGCGGCGTGGTTCCCGGCCTGGGCGCAGCCGGTGTCGTCCGGCATCACCGCGCCGATCCCGACGGTGTCGGGCAGCGACATCACGCTGCGCATCGCGCGCCAGACGATGCGGGTCGACGGCCGGCTGAGCCGCGCGATCGGGATAAACGGGACGGTGCCGGCGCCGCTGGTGCGCCTGAAGGAAGGGCAGACCGCCAGGCTGACCGTCGTCAACGACCTTGATGAGGACAGCTCGATCCACTGGCACGGGCTGCTCCTCCCGTTTCAGATGGACGGTGTTCCGGGGGTCAGTTTTCCGGGGATCAAGCCGCGCTCGACCTTCATCTACGAATTTCCGGTCATCCAGTCGGGCACCTATTGGTATCACAGCCATTCGGGCCTTCAGGAACAAATCGGCCATTATGGGCCGATCGTCATCGACCCCGAGGGCACCGACCCGGTCGTCTATGACCGCGAGCATGTCGTGGTGCTGTCCGATCACAGCCACATCTCGCCCGAGGCGATCTTTCACAAGCTCAAGGCCAACCCCGGCCATTTCAACGGGCAGCGTCAGACGCTCGCCGGATTGCTGGCAGGCAAGGATCAACCGCTCGACGAGCGCATCGCCTGGGGCGCGATGCGGATGGACCCGACCGACGTCGCCGACGTCAGCGGCTCGACCTACACCTTTCTGGTCAACGGCCATGGCCCGCGCGACAATTGGACCGCGCTTTTCAATCCCGGCGAGCGTGTCAGGCTGCGCATCATCAACGCATCGGCAATGTCGATCTTCAATGTCCGTATCCCCGGACTGCGGATGACCGTCGTGCAGGCCGACGGCCTGAACATCGTGCCGGTCGAGACCGACGAGTTCCAGATCGCGGTTGCCGAGACCTATGACGTGATCGTCACCCCGGCCGTGGATCGCGCCTATACGTTCGTCGCCGAAGCCAATGATCGATCGGGGATGGGGCGGGCGACGCTGGCGCCGCGCCCCGGAATGACGGCCGAAGTTCCGCCGCTGCGTTCGCGGCCGCTGGCGACGATGAAGGATATGGGGATGGGCGCGATGGGCGCGGGGGCGGGCGGCGATGCGTCCTGTTCGGCCGAGCATGCCGCGATGGGCCATTGCACGATCGAGGGCGATGGCGGCGCGATGGATCATGGCATGCGCGACTTCGACGCCGCGCCGCAGGTCAAGCGCGACCCGAGCGTCCAGACGATCTCACCGATGCCCGTCGACCGAATGGGCGAGCCCGGCCAGGGGCTCGACGATGTCGGGCACGAGGTTCTGACCTACAAGCAACTCGTCGCGCTCGACCGCAATCCCGACGTTCGCGCGCCCGAGCGCTCGCTCGACATCCACCTGACCGGCAATATGGAACGCTTCATGTGGTCGTTCGACGGCATGAAGATGTCGGATCATCACGAACCGATCCCGTTCATCGAGGGTGAGCGGGTGCGCGTCAATTTGATCAACGATACGATGATGAGCCACCCGATCCACCTGCACGGCCATTTCTTTGAACTGGTCACCGGCAAGGGCGACCGGGCGCCGCGCAAGCATACGGTGCTGGTCCAGCCGGGGGGCATCGCGACCTTTGACCTGACCGCCGACGCGGTCGGCGACTGGGCGTTCCACTGTCATCTTCTCTATCATATGTATGCCGGGATGATGCGGGTCGTCAGCGTCCGTCCGCGCGGGGAGGCGGCATGA
- a CDS encoding copper resistance protein B, with the protein MTRLALFLVGGAALAFADPAAAQGHAMHDEPPAAPAPEAQHTPRPAESMDHDDMPGMVMDQPADAGSPGCPPEHAAMGHCTPGDAPPGPATGAVGTDLPAGDAPAPAPPDDWYADQIYPKAEMDRARDEMMKESGGQTIAFLSLDRAEYQARKGRDGYRWGVEGWYGGDVDRVTLKSEGEGWWGEGVEAAELQLLYSRAVGPYFNLQAGVRQDLGEGPDRSYVVVGFEGLAPYWFEVEGALFLSNKGDLLGRVEGFYDQRITQRLILQPRAEVNFALQDVRETSTGSGLSNVELGLRLRYEVVKEFAPYVGVEWARQLGDTARFARAAGEDTNGVSFVMGVRVWF; encoded by the coding sequence ATGACCCGGCTCGCGCTGTTCCTTGTCGGCGGTGCCGCGCTGGCCTTCGCCGATCCGGCGGCCGCGCAGGGTCATGCGATGCACGATGAGCCGCCCGCCGCGCCGGCGCCTGAGGCTCAGCACACGCCCCGGCCCGCAGAAAGCATGGATCACGACGATATGCCGGGCATGGTCATGGATCAGCCCGCCGACGCCGGGTCGCCGGGCTGCCCGCCCGAGCATGCCGCGATGGGCCATTGCACCCCCGGCGACGCGCCGCCCGGCCCGGCGACGGGCGCGGTCGGCACCGACCTGCCAGCGGGCGATGCGCCCGCCCCCGCGCCGCCGGACGATTGGTATGCCGACCAAATCTATCCAAAAGCCGAGATGGATCGCGCACGCGATGAAATGATGAAGGAGAGCGGTGGGCAGACGATCGCTTTCCTGAGCCTGGACCGCGCCGAATATCAGGCGCGCAAGGGCCGCGACGGATATCGCTGGGGAGTCGAAGGCTGGTACGGCGGCGATGTCGATCGCGTCACGCTCAAGAGCGAAGGCGAAGGCTGGTGGGGCGAAGGGGTCGAGGCGGCCGAACTGCAATTGCTCTACAGCCGCGCGGTCGGCCCCTATTTCAACCTCCAGGCCGGTGTGCGGCAGGATCTGGGCGAAGGGCCCGACCGCAGCTACGTGGTCGTCGGCTTCGAAGGCCTCGCGCCCTATTGGTTCGAGGTCGAAGGCGCGCTGTTCCTGTCGAACAAGGGCGATCTGCTTGGGCGGGTCGAGGGGTTTTACGATCAGCGCATTACTCAGAGGCTGATCCTGCAACCACGGGCGGAGGTCAATTTCGCGCTTCAGGACGTTCGCGAGACGAGCACCGGGTCGGGGCTTTCCAATGTCGAACTCGGGCTGCGGCTTCGCTATGAGGTCGTCAAGGAATTCGCGCCCTATGTCGGGGTCGAATGGGCGCGCCAGCTCGGCGACACCGCGCGGTTCGCGCGTGCCGCTGGTGAGGATACGAACGGCGTCAGCTTCGTGATGGGAGTGCGCGTCTGGTTTTAG
- a CDS encoding fumarylacetoacetate hydrolase family protein, translating to MGLSFSVSAPTAAIAGSGERFLVRRIFCVGKNYADHAREMGGDPSREPPFFFSKPADAVALGTGDIAMPPRTANLHHEIELVVALAKGGANIASDDAAGCIFGYAVGNDLTRRDLQADAKAGGRPWDMAKGFDHSAILSPIRPSAEVGHPASARIWLSVNGELRQDGDIADMIWPVADIIAELSTYVELRPGDLIYTGTPAGVGRVVAGDVVEGGVDGIGVIANRFV from the coding sequence ATGGGCCTGTCATTTTCCGTTTCCGCTCCCACCGCCGCAATCGCCGGAAGCGGCGAACGCTTTCTCGTCCGCCGCATTTTCTGCGTCGGCAAGAATTACGCCGACCATGCGCGCGAGATGGGCGGCGACCCCAGCCGCGAGCCGCCCTTCTTCTTCTCGAAGCCCGCCGACGCGGTCGCCCTGGGCACGGGCGACATCGCGATGCCGCCGCGCACCGCCAATCTGCATCACGAGATCGAGCTGGTGGTGGCGCTTGCGAAGGGCGGCGCGAACATCGCATCCGACGATGCCGCGGGCTGCATCTTCGGCTATGCCGTCGGCAACGACCTGACGCGCCGCGACTTGCAGGCCGACGCCAAGGCCGGCGGTCGGCCGTGGGACATGGCGAAAGGTTTCGATCATAGCGCCATCCTCTCGCCGATCCGCCCCTCGGCCGAGGTCGGCCACCCCGCCAGCGCGCGGATCTGGCTGTCGGTCAATGGCGAGCTGCGGCAGGACGGCGACATCGCCGACATGATCTGGCCGGTCGCCGACATCATCGCCGAACTGTCGACCTATGTCGAACTCAGGCCCGGCGACCTCATCTACACCGGCACTCCGGCGGGTGTTGGGCGCGTCGTTGCGGGCGATGTCGTCGAAGGCGGAGTCGACGGCATCGGCGTGATCGCGAATCGCTTCGTATAA
- a CDS encoding Lrp/AsnC family transcriptional regulator has product MQSLDDIDRRILNRLRLDARITNQALASEVGLSPSACLRRVRLLEQSGVIRGYAAIVSHAAPHEGTTAIVQIELERQTEEYLVRFEKAVRDHAEIQEWYLMTGGGDYVLRVQIDGIDAYGAFHRDVLSRLPGVSRIMSSFAMRSNRRM; this is encoded by the coding sequence ATGCAGTCACTCGACGACATCGACCGGCGCATCCTGAATCGGCTACGGCTCGATGCCCGGATCACCAACCAGGCGCTCGCGAGCGAGGTCGGCCTGTCGCCCTCGGCCTGCCTGCGCCGCGTACGTCTGCTCGAACAATCGGGGGTGATCCGCGGCTATGCGGCGATCGTTTCGCACGCCGCCCCCCATGAAGGGACGACCGCGATCGTTCAGATCGAACTCGAACGACAGACCGAGGAATATCTCGTGCGCTTCGAGAAGGCGGTGCGCGATCATGCCGAGATTCAGGAATGGTATCTGATGACCGGCGGCGGCGATTATGTCCTGCGGGTCCAGATCGACGGCATCGACGCCTATGGCGCCTTCCACCGCGACGTGCTGTCGCGCCTGCCCGGCGTCTCGCGGATCATGTCGAGCTTCGCGATGCGCAGCAACCGCCGGATGTAG
- the alr gene encoding alanine racemase, producing MAQILSSSILRIDLDAIRANYRSIAARVAPARAGAVVKANGYGLGAEQVAAALYREGCRTFFVARLVEADALAVMLGADVPIFILNGLDPGAESRCADAGHIPVLNSSTQVAAWRRLAVSRGTALPAALQLDTGMSRLGLSLAEAEPLSRDPAFAREIDLRLVMTHLACGDDPDHPANAAQLGAFTAGCGLFPDAPASIANSGGSFLPKGFHCAIVRPGVALFGVDPGPAAAGLRPVATLHARILQIREIGPGVGVGYGLDHVARGPQRLATIGIGYADGWPRNLGGVGRAWWDGVALPIVGRVSMDSLTIDISDPRAAALAEGDLVELIGPSQSLADVARDAGTIPYEVLTRLGSRHARIFVEDGQSQIAGDRI from the coding sequence ATGGCTCAAATTTTGTCGTCGAGCATCCTCCGGATCGACCTCGACGCGATCCGCGCCAATTATCGCTCGATCGCCGCGCGCGTTGCCCCGGCGCGCGCCGGGGCGGTGGTCAAGGCCAACGGCTATGGCCTTGGCGCCGAACAGGTGGCGGCGGCGCTCTATCGCGAAGGGTGCCGGACGTTCTTCGTGGCGCGGCTCGTCGAGGCCGATGCGCTGGCGGTCATGTTGGGCGCCGACGTTCCTATCTTCATTCTCAACGGCCTCGATCCCGGCGCCGAGAGTCGATGCGCCGACGCGGGGCATATCCCGGTGCTCAATTCGTCCACGCAGGTGGCCGCCTGGCGCCGGCTCGCCGTGTCGCGCGGGACGGCGCTGCCGGCGGCGCTGCAACTCGACACCGGCATGTCGCGCCTGGGGCTTTCGCTTGCCGAGGCCGAACCGCTGTCGCGCGATCCGGCCTTCGCGCGCGAAATCGACCTGCGCCTCGTCATGACCCATCTCGCGTGCGGCGACGATCCCGATCATCCCGCCAACGCAGCGCAGCTCGGCGCCTTCACCGCGGGCTGCGGGCTGTTTCCCGATGCCCCGGCGTCGATCGCCAACAGTGGCGGCTCGTTTCTGCCGAAGGGCTTTCATTGCGCCATCGTCCGTCCGGGGGTTGCGCTGTTCGGCGTCGATCCCGGCCCGGCCGCGGCCGGGCTGCGGCCCGTCGCGACGTTGCACGCGCGCATCCTGCAGATCCGCGAGATCGGGCCGGGAGTCGGCGTCGGCTATGGGCTCGACCATGTCGCGCGCGGGCCGCAGCGCCTCGCCACGATCGGCATCGGCTATGCCGATGGCTGGCCGCGCAATCTTGGCGGCGTCGGCCGCGCCTGGTGGGACGGCGTCGCGCTGCCGATCGTCGGACGGGTGTCGATGGACAGCCTGACGATCGACATCAGCGATCCCCGCGCCGCCGCGCTCGCCGAAGGCGACCTGGTCGAACTGATTGGGCCGTCACAATCGCTGGCCGACGTCGCTCGCGATGCGGGGACGATCCCCTATGAAGTGCTGACCCGTCTCGGATCGCGCCACGCGCGGATTTTCGTCGAAGACGGCCAATCGCAGATCGCGGGAGACAGGATATGA
- a CDS encoding D-amino acid dehydrogenase, with amino-acid sequence MKIVILGAGVIGVTSAYYLAKAGHEVVLIDRQKGPGLETSFANAGEISPGYASPWAAPGIPVKALRWLFMHHAPLILKPRFDPAMLRWILAMLRNCTAARYALNKSRMVRLAEFSRDELITLRTELGIAYDHREQGTLQLFRTQKQYDDSASDIAVLKDYGVAYELLERDGCVGAEPGLAATRDRFVGGLRLPGDETGDCHLFTRALADRLPALGVEILYDTTIEALESEGGRIVGVRTDRGTITGDAYLAALASFTPGLLRPLGLDIPIYPVKGYSITVPIADEGRAPVSTLLDESYKIAITRLGDRIRVGGMAELSGFDRTLSERREATLLHSLNDLFPGAAATKAETNFWSGLRPMTPDSTPVIGATRLPNLFLNAGHGTLGWTMACGSARLIASIIGGTAPPIDHADLALSRYSR; translated from the coding sequence ATGAAGATCGTGATTCTTGGCGCCGGGGTCATCGGCGTCACATCGGCCTATTATCTCGCCAAGGCGGGGCATGAGGTCGTGCTGATCGATCGCCAGAAGGGGCCGGGGCTCGAGACCAGCTTTGCCAATGCGGGCGAGATTTCCCCTGGCTATGCGTCGCCGTGGGCGGCGCCGGGCATTCCGGTCAAGGCCTTGCGCTGGCTGTTCATGCATCACGCGCCGCTGATCCTCAAACCGCGCTTCGACCCTGCCATGCTGCGGTGGATTCTGGCGATGCTGCGCAACTGCACGGCGGCGCGCTATGCCCTGAACAAGAGCCGCATGGTTCGTCTTGCCGAGTTCAGCCGCGACGAGCTGATCACCCTGCGAACCGAGCTGGGGATCGCATATGATCATCGCGAACAGGGCACGCTCCAGCTTTTTCGCACGCAAAAGCAATATGACGACAGCGCGAGCGATATCGCCGTCCTCAAGGATTATGGCGTCGCCTATGAATTGTTGGAGCGCGACGGCTGCGTCGGGGCCGAACCGGGGCTGGCTGCGACCCGCGACCGGTTCGTCGGGGGGCTGCGGCTGCCCGGCGATGAAACCGGCGACTGCCACCTCTTCACGCGCGCGCTCGCGGACCGGCTTCCGGCGCTGGGGGTCGAAATCCTTTACGACACCACCATCGAAGCGCTTGAAAGCGAAGGCGGGCGGATCGTCGGCGTGCGCACCGATCGCGGGACGATCACCGGTGACGCCTATCTCGCGGCGCTGGCAAGTTTTACGCCGGGCCTGCTGCGGCCCCTCGGCCTCGATATTCCGATCTATCCGGTCAAGGGCTATTCGATCACGGTCCCGATCGCCGACGAAGGCCGCGCCCCGGTTTCGACGCTTCTCGACGAAAGCTACAAGATTGCGATCACCCGGCTCGGAGACCGCATCCGGGTCGGCGGGATGGCCGAGCTTTCGGGGTTCGATCGCACGCTGTCGGAACGCCGCGAGGCAACGCTGTTGCACTCGCTGAACGACCTGTTTCCGGGCGCCGCGGCCACGAAGGCGGAGACGAATTTCTGGAGCGGATTGCGGCCGATGACCCCCGACAGCACGCCGGTCATCGGCGCGACGCGCTTGCCGAACCTTTTTTTGAACGCCGGACATGGCACATTGGGCTGGACGATGGCATGTGGTTCCGCGCGGCTGATCGCCAGCATCATCGGCGGGACAGCGCCGCCCATCGACCATGCCGACCTCGCCCTTTCGCGCTATTCGCGCTGA
- a CDS encoding RidA family protein — protein sequence MTIERLHSGPRMSQAVIHSGIVYLAGQVGAPGESAAAQTRAVLASVDKLLGEAGTSRDRLLTATIWLADMADFAAMNAVWEEWIAGANAPTRATGEVRLATDDYKVEVIVTAALPDRG from the coding sequence GTGACCATCGAACGCCTGCATAGCGGCCCCCGCATGAGCCAGGCCGTGATCCACAGCGGCATCGTCTACCTCGCGGGCCAGGTCGGCGCGCCCGGCGAAAGTGCGGCGGCGCAGACGCGCGCCGTGCTCGCGTCGGTCGACAAACTCCTGGGCGAGGCGGGGACCAGCCGCGACCGCTTGCTCACCGCCACCATCTGGCTTGCCGACATGGCCGACTTCGCGGCGATGAACGCCGTTTGGGAAGAGTGGATCGCGGGCGCCAACGCTCCGACCCGCGCCACCGGCGAGGTGCGCCTCGCCACTGACGACTATAAGGTCGAAGTCATCGTGACCGCCGCGCTGCCCGACCGCGGTTGA
- a CDS encoding metal-dependent hydrolase: MTLEKHLSKSPNDLSIRIRNLHFQFDANRARGRRWWHGGDPVATAFFNALSATFPDGEKFFMDSVREYRHLTSEPLRSQIKDFVGQEAVHSREHREFNALAADAGYDIARLEARTLRVIALGRRNAKIRQLAATCALEHFTAILAHSLLEAGSTDLAGAPEEAKRMWSWHAMEELEHKAVAFDTLIVATRDWSSPRRYLLRTATMVASTLLFFWTIGANMASLYREDRINTPATWWRTAKYLMAKPGVLRRCFRPYLQYYRPGFHPWDHDDRALLALTEAKYGLAAA, translated from the coding sequence ATGACCCTCGAGAAGCATCTGTCCAAGAGTCCGAACGACCTGTCGATCCGGATCCGCAATCTCCACTTTCAATTCGACGCGAACCGGGCGCGCGGACGACGCTGGTGGCACGGCGGCGACCCGGTCGCGACCGCCTTTTTCAACGCGCTGTCGGCCACCTTTCCCGATGGCGAGAAATTCTTCATGGATAGCGTGCGCGAATATCGCCACCTGACCAGCGAGCCGCTGCGGTCACAGATCAAGGATTTCGTCGGCCAGGAAGCGGTGCACAGCCGCGAACACCGCGAGTTCAACGCACTCGCCGCCGACGCGGGCTATGACATCGCCAGGCTCGAGGCACGGACATTGAGGGTCATCGCGCTCGGACGGCGCAATGCGAAAATCCGGCAGCTCGCGGCGACCTGCGCGCTCGAACATTTCACTGCGATCCTCGCGCACAGCCTGCTCGAAGCAGGCAGCACCGACCTCGCCGGCGCGCCCGAAGAGGCCAAGCGCATGTGGAGCTGGCACGCGATGGAGGAGCTTGAGCACAAGGCGGTCGCCTTCGACACGTTGATAGTCGCGACGCGGGACTGGTCGTCGCCGCGACGCTATTTGCTGCGCACCGCCACCATGGTCGCGAGCACCCTGCTCTTCTTTTGGACGATCGGGGCCAATATGGCGTCACTCTATCGCGAGGACCGCATCAACACGCCCGCGACCTGGTGGAGGACCGCCAAATATCTGATGGCGAAGCCCGGCGTGCTCCGCCGTTGTTTCCGGCCCTATCTGCAATATTACCGGCCGGGCTTCCATCCGTGGGACCATGACGACCGCGCTCTGCTCGCGCTGACCGAGGCAAAATACGGGCTCGCCGCGGCCTGA